In Rutidosis leptorrhynchoides isolate AG116_Rl617_1_P2 chromosome 6, CSIRO_AGI_Rlap_v1, whole genome shotgun sequence, the DNA window gaaagcacttccgaaacagttttccaacagaagcttctagtagagcgaagaaacctctagaacttattcacacggatgtgtgtggacccataagcccaccgtcttttggtaaaaatagatattttcttctattcattgatgattttagtcgaaagacatgggtctattttctaaaagaaaagtcggaagcttttggaatgttcaagaagtttaaagcgtttgtggagaatcaaagtggtctcaccataaaggcaatgagatccgatcgtggaggagagtttacatccaaggaattcaaggaattttgcgacaacaatggcttacgacgtcctctaactcttccatattcacctcaacaaaatggtgttgcggaaagaaaaaataggaccattcttgatatggcccggagtatgttaaagagcaaaaggatgcctaaggagttttgggctgaggcagtggactgtgcgatctatctagcaaatcgctcgcccactagaagcgtcaagaacaaaacgcccattgaagcttggagtagaaggaagcccggcatcttacaccttcgagtgttcggaagtgtggcatatgctcatgtgccagatcagaagaggacgaagctcgatgataaaagcgagaaactcatattcgtgggctatgactcaagttcgaagggttacaagttatacaatcccaagaccggtaaagtaatctcaagtcgagatgtggtgttcaatgaagaagcaacatgggattggaatgttcccgaagaggagaactacgactttctcccttatccattcgagagtactgcaaGGAACGAAGAATATATAGAAGTTCAAGAAtcttctagtacaccatctccgcactctccacgtactccaaccactacacctaatgaagtgacaccaacatcaggaggagaatcaagtaggctacaacatcacacaaggagcattgaggagttgtacgaggtaacccagcctatggaggatctatcattgttctgtCTTCTTGCCGACTGTGAGCCAATAAGTTATGAAGATGcagcaaaaagccaaaagtggaaacgtgctatggacgaagagattcaagcaatcgagaagaatagtacgtgggatcttgccacactaccaaagggacataaggctattggtgtaaaatgggtgtacaaggccaagaagaattccaaaggtgaagttgaaagatataaggcaaggttggtggcgaagggatatagtcaacgagccggcatagactatgacgaggtatttgctcccgttgctcgtctagaaactataagattgataatctcacttgcggctcaacataattggaagatttatcaaatggatgtcaaatctgcgttccttaatggccacttagaagaagaagtctatatagaacaacctttgggatacatcgtgaaaggccaagagaataaggtgctaaaattgaaaaaggccttatacgggttgaagcaagcgcctcgggcatggaatagcaggatagacaagtatttccaacagaatgactttacgaaatgcccccatgagcatgccctctacaccaaagttagcaatgatggagatgttatgattgtgtgcctatacgtggatgacttgatattcaccggtagtaatcccaaaatgtttgaggagttcaagaaagcaatggttcgggagttcgagatgaccgacattggacttatggcttactatcttgggatcgaggtaaaacaaaagaaagaaggaatattcatatcccaagaaggttatgcgaatgaggtgctcaagaagtttaagatgaatgactgcaagtcaatgaatacaccggtggattgcaatctcaaattgtcaaaagatgatgaaggatacttggtggacccaacacaatacaagagtttggttggaagtctgaggtacctaacctgcacgaggccagatattctctacggagttggactagtaagtcgatacatggaagcacctacaataaatcacttgaaggcggccaagaggatacttcgctacatcaaaggtacgattgactatggcctgttttattcgccttctaagcacttcaagctagttggatacagtgatagtgattgggctggagacatagatgatcgtaagagtacgagtggtttcgtgttctatatgggagatacggcgttcacatggagctcgaagaagcaacccattgtgactctgtcaacgtgtgaagccgagtttgtagcagcaacatcgtgcacctgtcatgcaatatggctcaggaagttactaaatgagcttaagttttttcaaaaggaagctacggagatatatgtggataacaagtctgcgattgctctagcaaagaatccagtcttccatgatcgaagcaagcacatcgatacgaaataccatttcatcagggagtgtgttacaaataaagaggtgcagataaagtacacgaagtcattcgaccaagttgctgatattttcacaaagcctctaaaacacgagacttttcagagattacggaatatgctcggagtgacgaaatcaagtttaaggggggctgttggaaactaaacttgattgtgggctatttgttttggatttgggcttgcaagtatacaaatattttggatcaagattatagcccattatgtagaagcttcttgtaatatgtagtagtgaaagtgtgtagaatgtgtgtagaataatcttgtaaaatatctaggtctagaaatactaggaaatatctagatagtagtagatgatggagtgatctagactactccattgagtagtataaatagagggcttcacccctcatttgtaatcaagcaaaaaagcaattcaataagcaataaaagaagagttttcaagatcaatcaaacttctaaatcatcaatcatctctcccacaaataatatacataacctcctatttccaacAGTTACAGTTTGGACTGTTTGTCAAAACAAGTAATATGGTTACTTGGTTAGTTTACATATGACCATATGTAATTGGTTACATTATGTATAACCAGAAGAAAATCACCTCAACGTCTTTGGGCAGAAAACTGAATATTCGTCTATGACGTCATCACTGAATTTCTGGAGTTTTCGAGTCTCAAGATTCATCGTCACCCATTTGCTGCAGTTTTAACAGGAAATTGTTAGCTTATATTTTTTAGATTATTTCATTATGCACAAAATATAACATAAGGAATGAGTCTTACTAAATATGCAACAGCTGCAACCTAATATTATTTACTACCATTAAAAGCCATTTACATCCAAACATATGAAAATGAACTCTTTCATTACAATATTCTTttactattttttattttttagttcAGATCTTTTATAAAAGTCACACACacacgcgcgcgcacacacacaatTTATCATTGATATACTGTATACATATTTTTCCATCCTGTAACAACCTCTTGGTTACAAAGTTAGCGCGATAATTATTAATTGAGCTTCTTTCATTGTACTCTAAATTtccaaataaaaaaataaataaataataataattattgtaatgcACCTTGTAGCCCTTCCAATGACCTCGCCATTAGCGTAGTCTCTAATAATCCAATCACGTCTAATTGCAATCCTTCCTTCACCTTGACACCAAGTCTCGATTTCAACCACATCCCTCCTATTACAAACACCAACACATGAACAATTATCTTATACCcaactttataaactaattaaGTGAAAACCATTTTTAGAAcgaaataaaataattaattataccaAGCAGGGTATCTGTAAATTTCGATATGCATTCGTGCAGCCACCATTATATGATGCTTGGCAAGTCTGTGGGTGATAAATCCAGCACAATGAATATGATTACCCACACTTTCCTGCAATTCATTTCATTAAATCATTATTACAATCTACAATAGATATTATAGAAGAAATTACTCAATAGAGCTCTAGGATCCACATGACCGTATGGATTGATGGATCAAGTCTCTGTTATGCGGTTCGGGTTTCCGCTTGGAAACGCATGTGTGTGGTCCATAATCAGGTGAGTGGTTTCTATCCGCGTCAGCGATTTCAAACTCAGCTTTCCAAAAAAAATgtagaagaaaaaaaaagagacTAACTTGTAACAAATTAGCCATGGTTTCAATAGTGGCAGTTTTGTTAACACCTACTTCATACCACCTTATAAAAAACCTTTCCTTATACGATAATCCATCTTCCGTCAAACTTCCTAACCGTAACTGTTCTTTCAAATTCCTTCTTTCTTCCTCTGAATCAACCGCAACGCCGTTAGGATGATTAACTGTTGTCGCTGCTACCGGAACAAGTCTCGCGTTCGACAAATTACGTAACAAATTGTTTTTTCGTAGGCGAATTGAGGTGGAATTAAAGGTATGTGGAGGAATTAAGGCAAGTGAGTAGTTATTAGTGATAGCATTGCATCCTGCAGTGGTTGCTGCAGTTAATGTGCCCATTGAAATCATCATGTTTACAAATTTtattgtttattttttattttttttgcctgATATTGAGTTTTAAGGAGGGGGAGGAGAACTGTATATATGGCCGATTAAACCAGAATGGCGATGTTTGGATAATTGACATGAATGAAAATGTATTTGAGAGATTTTAAATTTAGTTCACTAGAGTCAATATTGGAGTGTAGTACTTAATTAGACCACTAATATTGGTGGAGGCTTACACCATGCTGTCAAACTTTTTACTTCCTGAGAGAACACTAATATCACAGGGCTCTGCCAAAGAGCGTTTTCAAACATTCGGCCTTACTCTTGCCCTTTCTCAAATTTATTTCAGAACAAACCGTTCTCAATTGTGGCTTTAAATGTTTCTACACTCTGCGTTAGTGTTTGTAACTTTGGTTTTTAAGAAAGGTGTCATGGATGGTATATGAGGTCCTTGTTCAGTTTTCAGGAGTAAGTGCTAAGGTGTCGTTGATATGTAAATCAATTATAAAAAGTAAGTGTGTTGTTGAACTCTTAAATTGTGTTGTTTATTGAAAAAGTCTTAACTGTACTTTACACTTTATGAATTTCATTTAATTTAGTCAAACACTCAATGCAATTATTTCAGCAAATTATTTTATATCATTTAATTGGTATTATGAGTATGATTATGATATTTGCCTGTAAAATGCCTTCGATTTCATTAAAAGCCATACATGACTCAAAGCCTAACCAAAGAATTTAGTATTCAGTTACGGACTACGTGCTACTGAATGGATCAATGAACTGATTATCTTTCCGAACCCGACTGAGAATTGATGAATATAAGTGTTTTGGGGTTTTTCCCTAAAATCAAACACGATTATTGAAATACTAAGGAACTAACTCATAAGTAGGTGGTCATTAAGTAGCTACTGAAGCAAATTTAGCAACTTAGCACACTTAATATTATCGTGTGAAATAGAGTGTTTTTCAAGTCATCAATTTACATGTTACATAACGTAACGATAACAATACTTGCAATACTCTTTTCTTAGAACTATCTATGTCGTTTATTATGCTTCATTCATACATCTAATTATACAAGCATGAGTGACAATTTGGGTCGGATTGATGAGTTGAGTGTCCGATTCAAAACCAACTTGATAAACAAGTTTATGGGTCAAAAGTATCCAGGTAAGAAAATATCTGCATAACTAATTTAGATGAACAGACAGATTGGCAGGCTAAATTTAGGTTAACGAGTTGGGTGCCACCGGGTCAGGTAGCAAATGAGTCAAATTTAATGGATTAGTTTCGGGTTTAAGGGTCGCTTTTGTATCAAACGGGTAAAATTTAATAGTACATTACGTGTTGATTTGATGTTAGAATGTTAGTTTTGCGTGGTAAAATTTAATAGTACATTACGTGTTGATTTGATGTTAGAATGTTACTTTTGCATTGAAGGGTTATTTtgtgtcaaatgggtcaaattaAATGATTAATTTCGGGTAAATATGATATTAGCGGGTTAGTTTTGGGTTGACAGGTCGGTTTGTGTCACCCAAGCCATATTCAAAGGTTAATTTCGGGTTGTATTAATGTTAGTGGGTTTGTTTTAGGTTGAAGAGTTGCTTTCGTGCAATACAAGTAAAAAATAATGTGTTAGTTTCGGGTTGGAGGGTTGACCTTTTACCTTGAACCAGACCTGAAACAGGGTGAGTTTGAGAGTATAATAATTGATATGGAAATCATTTATTGCTTAATAAATATAAAGTAGTGTGGAATTAAATTGATCATATCTGATAAGTCCAATTTGGAGCATGCTAAACACATGGACATGATAGTTAAAATAAATCCATAACAAGTAGACTGGAATTAGTTTGACCATGTGTGTTTCTCATAAATAGGTGGGAAGAACCATGCTTAAGGGTACTTATTAAGTAGTTAACACAGGCAAGTTTAACATCTCACAACACATTGATGTCAAATAAAGGGTGGtttttaaacacaaaataagataAGATTAGTTAAAAGGGGAAGTTGTGAAGAAATGTAGATCATGTGAGGCGTGTAATACTCAAGAAGGTAGCCGGTGAAGAACTATGGAGGTAAAGTTGACGACGTGTACTACCACATAGGCGGAATGGTGACATGGCAATAGGTGATAACAGGAGTTGACTAGTTACACACATACGCAACCAATCCATTTTGCACTTGGTTGCAGTAACACAGATCCAAAGTTTCACTTTTTTTCCCTCGTGATTTAATCAGAAGTATCGAAAATTTGGTTGTTTAACCATTTGCAAAGAAAGTTTGATGGTTTAATCCTTACGTTTATCTTTTATAAAGATTTTACCATTTTAAATTAATCCATATTAATCATCTAAGTTTGATGGTTTAATCCTTACGTTTATCTTTTATAAAGATTTTACCAATTTAATTTTTTCCATATTAATCATCTAAGTTTCAAAATTTTGATGGTTTCACGAGTTAAACCAACAAGTAAACGCAAACTTGAAGGATTAAATCATTGCGGAAAAAACTTAGATGGTTAAAGCATTATGATTTTCAGGATTAAACCATTATATTGGCTCTAGAAACTCGGTCCAATAACATAGACAAATTGGCAAAACCAAAACAATACAACTGATAACATACAAACCATTGTATATTTAGCTGTTATGAAGCTCATCTTTTTACCGGTTTTTTTCTCCATTCAGTGCGACACCTATTTATTTCAAGACCACTATTTATTTCAAGACCATCACCAGATGATCTCAGTAAATGCAAAAATTTATTCAAATTATCCCCACTTTCATTGGAAGCAACGGATCCAATTTTTGAAACTGAAGCAGCTTCAAGTGGTTCAGGAGTGGTTAGAGAATCGACAATGTCATCATGCTGGCATTCGCGTCTGTAGTCTAAAGTTATACTTTGCAGTTCTTGAGTGTCTATAACGTCTTGTGGTATGCTCTATCGATCACAAATACATCAGAaatggattaaaaaaaaaaaatgatatgaaCACATGGAGCATTGAGATTTTGAGGCTTGAAAAGCACATTGAAACAGTCTTTTACTCGTAACGTAGAAAATAGATAGTCTGACTAACCTCAAGAACCCATCCAATGTAGGTAACGTTGTTGACATGCCTGTTCATATCCAGATCAGCTCTTCTCGGCTATATATTGTTAAGATTACTGATAGTTAATAGTTATTTATAgaattttaattttataaaatgaatatataaatgtaGCCTTACCACAAGTCCTAGCCTGGAATATTCAGCTGGATCTTCCAGTTTCCCTATTTTCTTCAGACTGTTATTGTTCTCTTCAGGAAATGCTAATCTGAACCCACAACGTTATTAGCAATCATTAAAGCAAAaacaaattaatataattataacttaTATCTTATAAACAACTGGCATTGCTAGAGGTGGCAAGTATGATTACATAATTTCAGCTCTAACCAGGgttgcagaactcggaattactcggtTTTTGCAACTGGGGGATTACTCAGCAAGTACTTGGTCAAACTcggccaaaactcgggattacttagaaaatcggtcaaaactcggCCACAACTTGGGATTACTCGGTAAGTTGGTAAAATCGGTCAAACTCGGtcaaatcggtcaaagtcaaactttggttAACATCCGAGTACTACCAGAGTTGTCGAGTACTCCCTAAAAATTCCGAACGGGGTACTCCCCGAATAGCGACTTTTGCAACCTTGACTCTAATAATGCATTGAAAATATATTTTCTACAATTTTTTATCCTTTTCCTTAAATCTAATTTCTGTATTTGACAGGTTAAAGATAAACTCACTAAGAACCTATCATATAGATGGGTCACCTCTATCGCCAACTGACACAATTATCCTGTTAAAAAATGCCTCAAGTTATTTGTTTCATTTAGTTTAAAGCTGTAATTATTTACATCACTCTCGACAATTCACAACGTGTTTTAGAAGGCATCAACATTTAAAGGAAAATCGAGATGTAAATCTACCTCAATGTCTTGGGACAAAAAACTAAATATTCGTCTCTGACATCATCACTGACTTTCTGGAGTCTTCTAGTATCTTCATTCATCATCACCCATTTGCTGCAGTTTTACGTGGaacttattaacttattattttggtGCAACAATATTTATTAATTTTTGCCCACAACATACAACAGAaagaattagtattagtattagtaacgtTTTACCACTTGTGGCCTAATATTTGGATTCAAAGCCATTTAAATCAGAAGAAATAAGAATGACCTCTTTCATTACAAGGTTCATTCATGTTACTTTTGTCATATACGATTTATTTCCAAGAAAAAGATAAAAATGAAAAATCATGTAATGCACCTTGTAGCCCGTCCAATGACCTCACCATTGGCATAATCTTTAATAATCCAATCACGTCTAGTTCCAATTCTTCCTTCACTTTGACACCAAGTCTCAATTTCAACCACATCGCTCCTAATACAAACAACGATATGTTGAACAAAAAAACTATTTCCAAAGCTATAAAATATGTGAAAATTGAAAGTTTTTAGACAGATCAGAGAGTTATACCAAGCCGGGTATCGGTAAATTTCAATATGCATTCGTGCAGTCACCCATATAAGATGCAATTTTCTCATCGTCGTTGTAGTAGCAAATCCATCAGTCGAAAACCCAACACTCTGAGCATGATTACTCCCAACCTCCTAGAATTCATTCATTACtcattatttatataattacaataAATGCTATTAAGAATAACATTCAAAAGACTTCTGAGATCTGCAGCATTTACAGCATAGAAACACAATTGCTAAAATTTCAAAGAAGATCTTTGATAATTAGTATATATATTGACCAATTCATCGATGAAACATAACTAAAGTTGCAAACGAGGGCAGCCAAGCTCAACCTCGAAAGGGATTTAAATGGTTTGAGTACAGCTCAAAAAACCTCATTCATGTTAAAAAGAAATACATGATAACCATAAGTAAAAAAAGTATCATCAATAATTCTTTGCCCCCTAACAATTTATTTGCCCCTTATTccttacaaacctcccctcaaacccaagtccatctgggcctcccctccaacgatagtccggatccaacctttaccgccgccaactcggaactctcaacctggtgggagggcagggagatttcgatacaaggcttccAGGATCAACTCATCCGTCCACCACAAcggggctatagcctagctctgataccagttgtaaggatcgcatagcccaaacacaatgtcctgcaacataagctcaagagtccatccttttctaaaaccaattggtgatagaatgactttcccttagacttatatacatacatttgttttgtcccatgaccgatgtgggactttggtttgcacccttacacttATAACATATGGTAGGGTTTACATTTCACTCTATTGACAAATGGtggataaaataattaaaaaaagagAATTAAATTAAATGTGTACTGTATATATTTGCTCCCTCACTATAAATACTCTAGCTCAGCCTATGGGGAACATGAAAGTAGTGTTTCTTTAGATTTAATTCTCATCCATGTATTTGACACAAAAACTCTTATCTAGTGAAATATTCATTTCAATGAATATATAAACAAAATAATTTCCTTTAATTATGTAAACACGGATCCATACATGGTTGTAAAAGTCCCCAACTAGTCGGAATTTTGAAGTAGTTTGATTGTTGGTGTTTTTAGTGTCATCTAACAATCATCTTAGTCAGTTGCGATTTCCTTGAAACCAAGAACTGTCTAGGTATACTTAACAAAGGGTTTGGAGACTGCAGAGTGCATAACGGTAAGAGTTTACTAGACACTGTCGTGGAAACAATGGGTTCAAGGGGGTCGCGCCCCTTGCGCGGTCTAGGGGCAATGCACCTAGTTGGGGCCCCGAAAATTATATGTACTACATTGTATGCCTAAGAGTTGCATCCCAACATATTTTCCCGCCAAAAGTTGTGACTATTCAATCAAAAGGTTTTCCTGTCAAAACGAATGGTTGCACCCTTTCATTTTCAAAATGTCATTAACAGAGTTTCAAATTCATTACTATGACATATTTGCTTTCATTCATGAACACACATAAAACAGAAAACGCAAATACTCTGATATTGATTAGTGATTTCATTTGCAAAAACACTAATTATTACTCTTGTCTTATCATTATAAGGATTTAGTGAACCTTGGCATCAATTGAGTCGAAATATCTAATAGataaagtgttcacacgattcaaggATCAATCCAGGTCATCAATTTCAACCATGTTTTCTAACATTGACTAGTcccgactaatctacaacttggccGATTTAttcggtcaaaatcagtcaaagtaGGTCATATATTCGATCTCTAGGTGCTCAATAAAAAGCCAGAACACTTCATATGTCAATATTATATTCACATTCACACAGCAATTAAAAGTAAAttaaaatcaaataaaaaaaaactaacctGTAACAAATTAGCAATGGTTTCAACAGTTGCAGTTTTGTTAATACCTACTTCATAACACCTTATAACAAACTTCTCCTTATACGATAATCCATCTTCCGTCAAACTCCCTAACCGTAGCTGCTCAGCCAAACTCTTTTTATCCTCCTTTAAATCGACGGCAACGCCGTTAGGATGCTTGCCTGTCACCGCCGCTACCGGATTAACTCTCCGGTACGACGGATTGAGTAACAAAACGTTGTTGCGTAGGCGAATTGAGGTGGAATTGATGGAATGCGTAGAAATTAGGGCACCAGAGTTGTAATTAGTAACGGCATTGTATTTTGCTGCCGTTAATGCGGCAGTTAAAATCATCATGTCCACAAGTTTTTGGTGTGGTGGTTGAGTTTGACGGAAGGGAACGACAACTGGAAACATATATGGCCGGTGGAACCGAGATGAATTACAATAATGACATTGAAGTTGGAGTTATTTTACATTTTTACCACTAACGTGAATTTTTGTGCTTTTATCTTttgtaaaaatttaaaaaatttagtttttgttataattcagtacgcTTATAattacctttagtggcctagttcttgactgtagactaataagtatatagagagaatatgagagaatatatttagtgtgtgttttataaactcataacacacatatttatactcaaaaaatctactatacaatatctatctataataataataaaattaacatccaatttaacttttataacactccctcttggatgacaattttattagagaataactagtactgcctcgttaaaaaccttgctaaagaaaacccattgggataaaactttagctaagggaaaaagagtgcagcatagagttgactccccctcaagtaggcaacgcctgaattgttacatcttctgaacatgcctcatgccaatattatgaatgtgtgttctgaaaatagcagttggaagtgctttggtgaaaaggtcagcagagtttttgctggactgaacatatctcatttcaatctggttgtccttaatgagattttgagtgtatgagaagaatctaggaggtatgtgttttgttcggtcacttttgatatacccttctttcatctgtgttatgcaagctacattatcttcatagatagttgttggacttttatcgcgttctagtccacaagaatcagtaatgagttgtgtcattgatctcaaccaaaaacattcccgagtagcttcatgtaatgcaatcacttcggcatgatttgatgatgttgcaacaagtgtttgtttttgagaacgccatgatattgcggtacctccatttaggaatacatatccattttgagatttagctttatgtggatcagataaataacctgcatctgcataaccaaccaaatcttgtttcgattcgttagaataaaataatcctaaatcagtagttcctcgaaggtatcgaaatatgtgtttgatcccattccagtgtcttttggtaggagctgagctgaaccttgtcaacaaattaactgcaaaagaaatgtcaggtcttgtacaatttgtaagatacataagagctccaattgcactaagatatggtacttctggtcctaggatatcttcatgatcttcacagggacgaaatggatcagtgtcaacattaagtgatctaacaaccataggagtacttaatgattttgccttg includes these proteins:
- the LOC139853909 gene encoding oleoyl-acyl carrier protein thioesterase, chloroplastic-like; the protein is MMISMGTLTAATTAGCNAITNNYSLALIPPHTFNSTSIRLRKNNLLRNLSNARLVPVAATTVNHPNGVAVDSEEERRNLKEQLRLGSLTEDGLSYKERFFIRWYEVGVNKTATIETMANLLQESVGNHIHCAGFITHRLAKHHIMVAARMHIEIYRYPAWRDVVEIETWCQGEGRIAIRRDWIIRDYANGEVIGRATSKWVTMNLETRKLQKFSDDVIDEYSVFCPKTLRLAFHEENNNSLKKIGKLEDPAEYSKLGLAPRRTDLDMNGHVNNVTYIGWVLESIPQEVIDTHELQSITLDFKRECLRDEVVDSLTTPEPLDAAAVSNNGYVDSKTDGMQLNKFLHLMRSSGNGHEINRCRTEWRKSL
- the LOC139851850 gene encoding oleoyl-acyl carrier protein thioesterase, chloroplastic-like, whose translation is MMILTAALTAAKYNAVTNYNSGALISTHSINSTSIRLRNNVLLLNPSYRRVNPVAAVTGKHPNGVAVDLKEDKKSLAEQLRLGSLTEDGLSYKEKFVIRCYEVGINKTATVETIANLLQEVGSNHAQSVGFSTDGFATTTTMRKLHLIWVTARMHIEIYRYPAWSDVVEIETWCQSEGRIGTRRDWIIKDYANGEVIGRATSKWVMMNEDTRRLQKVSDDVRDEYLVFCPKTLRLAFPEENNNSLKKIGKLEDPAEYSRLGLVPRRADLDMNRHVNNVTYIGWVLESIPQDVIDTQELQSITLDYRRECQHDDIVDSLTTPEPLEAASVSKIGSVASNESGDNLNKFLHLLRSSGDGLEINSGLEINRCRTEWRKKPVKR